From the Corythoichthys intestinalis isolate RoL2023-P3 chromosome 15, ASM3026506v1, whole genome shotgun sequence genome, one window contains:
- the si:dkey-157l19.2 gene encoding uncharacterized protein KIAA1522 homolog isoform X2 → MSNRDSLGFGDLIPHDVVEIFAQEKHHKKGRKKRSHSLGRALGWLKGKKRKDHEANGQNPGLGPALDLALDGHVPAHLSGNKGGHKSGRQSHTQGNSHAVLNLNDDKTPPPPLLQENVFIEASRPKYLEDLHSEALEGLKMMQQEENNAGVEFQDNESTTSTMTAQTDGEGGGFTTDSTIPDASSVASMQSSVSSKSSRSGLTRQGSTFRPLNAGKQSEKGRTRRRQRKTVGSIPRHVQRELGLDRAGQSMPLKLDEEERFNSDCDSDHTRASEPSRNVTQPISEEQVEQIRVGHMDDLALLQRLGPDLLDGQRPWSVAVPSMTTANSLQQEMPSPVMSMSPQAAYMSKIIPNAVLPPSIEVVEISRGQSRNSLRTVSKSSLLLSSPSPSRTSTRTTSSRSSKISSAYRHNPYNLSDTSGWSHSESSETLVSDSSTISSGNISRKEPSKDKEADSITVNGKLVITMEQGNKKEGPFVRSLSVMKPKRAPPPPSRSYSLHNKMKRRSRDLAEVVVISKEPRPQSNSALGEGTEEPEAPSPVRAIDSPGYNGDTSSLEDSTGSVLFYKTKSPLASDSAKAVKTVPSSREKLEPTQENKVSKITSPSSGYSSQDCTSPQFQPSSASPKHKRGILAKLQKLFPSASSPSPLIHLETNKSAISSKDPQSQPERGDCQIVSPSVKTLRELFDIPPHPKVHAPPAPPPEVWAHNKRTFELLLGPPAPDNVYAIIKKNPKDRRQQRSSASVSTEGSVKSLTGERKQKNLTTSVDSTNGKEKVEESALLNVNQIHKISNERLTNQSVDFEGNGKVKQNDEKVRVSDMLNGMLVKAAEKREERLVAMSGGVGKSIPTQASELKVKKSIVHAISLTRTSPSPSPPPAHLPPEPPSKQITVVNNAASPESSWPPPPPPIIQIASMPDELDFPLPPPPLITEGLLPPPPSNVPAAATITEYHSSCTTPTVIVTTEPEPQDSITSQSVAPSPPLIIPPPPTYAAPPPPTIAALTVRAKEVIPSPPKEVSPLITQRVFPPPPDVVQAVLTKESAPPMVQVLPSLLTKDIPPPLSRVKEDPPPQVSQHPLLPAETVSPPCSEDVLPSSQEINSQITEEETLDSKLYPPLSIPPPPPSETLKLDSEVILKQESISSESQSKQISCNGILTPPQSIPPPPPPSELLPSDVTALPNTDGLHLNEGPISPPKDISIPSNVDISPSPEKPEEPAPSPPVSIPVPPPLPVVNHDSPLHHTSNANTENESPEPSSDIVQEQPVPVVTPSLLQMVKLRAVNNSPEPPAAEEPAQDEDVKIQVLNGLIQSPQTNTEAPQKPIRRSLIISSPTSTSPPAIVTSQPDLTQAQSVVIVPPEPSPTPFKSTATTTSMNLQEAIRLRTAARSRDSSASRLSLHSPTSPKDHCPSPTSTASFIFSKNKKMGIDPTTLSQKIQHISTKVVNEVELTTKAKMPPPVAKKPKTKAIGMESSDGMEQTEGQPAQTESIMDAAGKSNSAEAGSAGGGET, encoded by the exons CTGTGCTAAATCTGAATGATGATAAGACCCCACCTCCTCCGCTGCTCCAGGAGAACGTGTTCATCGAGGCCAGCAGGCCCAAGTACCTCGAGGACCTTCACAGTGAGGCCTTGGAAGGCTTGAAAATGATGCAACAAGAAG AGAACAATGCTGGAGTGGAATTCCAAGATAATGAAAGCACAACT TCGACAATGACAGCCCAGACAGATGGTGAGGGTGGCGGGTTTACAACTGACAGCACCATTCCTGACGCATCCTCTGTTGCTTCTATGCAATCGTCTGTGTCTTCAAAATCATCCCGTTCTGGTCTGACCAGGCAAG GATCAACATTCAGGCCTTTAAACGCTGGTAAGCAGTCAGAAAAAGGCAGGACACGAAGACGACAAAGGAAGACCGTGGGAAGCATCCCTCGTCATGTACAGCGAGAACTCG GGTTGGACAGAGCTGGCCAGTCAATGCCTTTAAAATTAGATGAGGAAGAACGTTTCAATAGCGATTGTGACAGTGATCATACAAGAGCATCCGAACCCAGCAGAAATGTCACCCAGCCCATCAGCGAGGAGCAAGTTGAGCAGATTCGTGTTGGTCATATGGATGATCTGGCCTTGCTGCAGCGATTGGGCCCGGACTTGCTAGATGGGCAGCGGCCTTGGTCAGTGGCAGTTCCCTCAATGACCACCGCCAATAGTCTTCAACAGGAGATGCCATCCCCGGTCATGTCAATGTCTCCCCAGGCTGCTTACATGTCCAAAATCATTCCCAATGCTGTGTTGCCACCATCTATTGAAGTGGTGGAGATCAGCCGAGGCCAGAGCCGCAACAGCCTCCGAACTGTCAGCAAGAGCAGCCTTCTTCTGTCCAGCCCTTCCCCATCCCGTACCTCGACTAGAACCACTTCCTCTAGAAGCTCCAAAATCAGCTCGGCCTACCGCCACAACCCTTACAACCTATCGGACACTTCGGGCTGGAGCCACTCCGAGTCCTCAGAGACTTTGGTGTCAGACTCTTCTACCATCTCCAGTGGTAATATCTCTAGAAAAGAGCCCTCAAAAGACAAAGAAGCAGAttccatcactgtcaatggcaagctCGTTATTACTATGGAACAAGGTAATAAGAAAGAGGGACCCTTTGTACGGAGCCTCTCTGTCATGAAGCCAAAAAGGGCTCCGCCTCCGCCAAGTCGCTCCTATTCGCTGCACAATAAGATGAAGCGTCGATCGCGAGATTTAGCAGAGGTGGTGGTTATTTCAAAGGAGCCACGTCCTCAAAGCAATTCTGCTTTAGGAGAGGGAACTGAGGAACCTGAAGCGCCTTCTCCTGTAAGGGCGATAGATAGCCCCGGCTACAACGGAGATACCAGCTCTCTAGAGGACTCAACAGGCTCAGTGTTATTTTATAAGACGAAATCACCACTGGCCAGTGACTCAGCTAAGGCGGTAAAAACGGTTCCTTCGTCACGAGAAAAACTGGAACCAACACAagagaataaagtcagcaaaataACCTCCCCGTCCAGTGGCTATTCAAGCCAAGATTGCACATCCCCACAGTTTCAGCCTAGCAGCGCCTcaccaaaacacaaaagaggaaTTCTAGCAAAGCTTCAAAAGTTATTCCCTAGTGCCTCATCGCCATCCCCCCTCATACATTTGgaaacaaataaaagtgcaatatCCTCCAAAGATCCACAGTCTCAACCAGAAAGAGGGGATTGTCAAATTGTCAGCCCCTCTGTAAAGACCTTGAGAGAACTCTTTGACATCCCTCCACACCCTAAAGTCCACGCACCTCCAGCCCCCCCTCCCGAGGTTTGGGCTCACAACAAGCGCACCTTTGAGTTGCTACTGGGACCCCCAGCCCCAGACAATGTCTATGCTATTATAAAAAAGAATCCAaaagacaggagacaacaaagaTCATCTGCATCTGTGTCTACAGAGGGCTCTGTGAAAAGTTTGACTGGagaaagaaaacagaaaaatcTGACTACATCAGTGGATTCCACAAATGGGAAAGAGAAAGTTGAAGAAAGTGCACTTTTGAATGTGAATCAGATTCACAAAATCAGCAATGAAAGACTGACAAATCAGAGCGTAGATTTTGAAGGAAATGGCAAAGTGAAACAAAACGATGAGAAGGTACGAGTAAGTGACATGTTGAATGGAATGTTAGTGAAAGCTGCAGAAAAAAGGGAAGAAAGACTGGTGGCGATGAGTGGCGGCGTAGGCAAAAGTATACCCACGCAAGCTTCAGAGTTGAAGGTTAAAAAGAGTATTGTACATGCCATTTCGTTAACACGCACATCCCCGTCACCTTCTCCTCCTCCTGCACACTTACCCCCAGAGCCCCCCAGCAAACAAATCACAGTGGTAAACAATGCGGCATCTCCTGAATCCTCCTGGCCCCCACCACCTCCACCAATAATACAAATAGCCAGTATGCCAGATGAGTTGGATTTCCCCCTACCACCTCCACCCTTAATTACGGAGGGGCTTCTGCCGCCACCGCCGAGTAACGTTCCTGCTGCAGCAACTATCACAGAATATCACTCCTCTTGCACAACTCCAACAGTTATTGTGACCACGGAACCAGAACCACAGGATTCTATAACGTCCCAATCGGTTGCACCTTCACCTCCCTTGATTATCCCCCCTCCACCAACCTATGCAGCACCCCCTCCACCAACCATAGCTGCCCTCACTGTGAGAGCTAAAGAAGTCATTCCTTCTCCACCTAAGGAGGTCTCTCCTCTGATAACTCAAAGGGTCTTTCCACCACCCCCAGATGTGGTTCAAGCTGTGTTAACTAAAGAATCTGCCCCTCCAATGGTTCAAGTACTGCCTTCTCTACTGACAAAAGACATACCTCCACCTTTGTCCCGTGTTAAGGAAGATCCCCCTCCTCAGGTTAGCCAACACCCACTTTTGCCTGCAGAAACAGTCTCACCTCCCTGTTCTGAAGATGTTCTTCCATCTTCTCAAGAGATTAATTCACAGATCACAGAAGAAGAAACCCTTGATTCCAAACTATATCCACCTCTAAGTATTCCACCCCCACCACCAAGCGAAACCCTAAAGTTGGACTCTGAGGTGATCCTTAAACAAGAAAGCATCTCATCTGAATCTCAAAGTAAGCAAATATCATGTAATGGTATTCTCACTCCCCCTCAAAGTATtccacctcctcctcctccctcaGAACTTCTCCCATCAGATGTGACTGCTCTCCCAAACACTGATGGGCTGCACCTTAATGAGGGCCCTATTTCACCACCAAAAGACATTTCCATCCCATCAAATGTTGATATCTCTCCATCGCCGGAGAAGCCTGAGGAACCAGCACCTTCCCCACCTGTAAGCATTCCTGTGCCACCACCTCTTCCTGTCGTGAATCATGACAGTCCTTTGCACCACACAAGTAATGCAAACACAGAAAATGAAAGCCCTGAACCTTCTTCTGATATTGTTCAAGAGCAACCTGTCCCTGTGGTCACACCTTCATTGTTGCAAATGGTTAAACTGCGGGCTGTTAACAACAGCCCTGAACCTCCTGCAGCGGAAGAGCCAGCTCAAGATGAAGATGTGAAAATCCAGGTACTCAATGGCTTGATCCAATCTCCCCAAACCAACACCGAGGCCCCACAGAAGCCCATTAGAAGATCTCTGATCATATCCTCACCTACATCCACGTCTCCACCTGCAATTGTCACCTCCCAACCAGATCTAACTCAGGCCCAGTCTGTCGTTATTGTTCCACCTGAACCTTCACCCACACCCTTCAAATCTACAGCAACAACCACCTCCATGAACCTACAGGAGGCCATCCGCCTGCGGACAGCTGCCAGATCAAGGGACAGTTCTGCATCTCGCCTCAGCTTGCATTCACCTACTTCACCAAAAGATCACTGTCCGTCTCCAACCAGCACAGCAAGTTTTATCTTCTCAAAGAACAAGAAGATGGGGATAGACCCCACAACTCTCTCACAGAAAATTCAACACATTTCTACAAAGGTGGTCAACGAGGTGGAGTTGACAACAAAAGCAAAGATGCCACCACCTGTTGCAAAGAAGCCCAAAACAAAGGCTATTGGTATGGAGAGCAGCGATGGAATGGAGCAGACTGAAGGACAGCCAGCACAGACAGAGAGCATCATGG ACGCTGCAGGGAAATCAAATAGTGCAGAAGCAGGTAGTGCTGGAGGAGGAGAGACATGA
- the si:dkey-157l19.2 gene encoding uncharacterized protein KIAA1522 homolog isoform X1 → MDGDGVDELYGVTGSNPASGGMSNRDSLGFGDLIPHDVVEIFAQEKHHKKGRKKRSHSLGRALGWLKGKKRKDHEANGQNPGLGPALDLALDGHVPAHLSGNKGGHKSGRQSHTQGNSHAVLNLNDDKTPPPPLLQENVFIEASRPKYLEDLHSEALEGLKMMQQEENNAGVEFQDNESTTSTMTAQTDGEGGGFTTDSTIPDASSVASMQSSVSSKSSRSGLTRQGSTFRPLNAGKQSEKGRTRRRQRKTVGSIPRHVQRELGLDRAGQSMPLKLDEEERFNSDCDSDHTRASEPSRNVTQPISEEQVEQIRVGHMDDLALLQRLGPDLLDGQRPWSVAVPSMTTANSLQQEMPSPVMSMSPQAAYMSKIIPNAVLPPSIEVVEISRGQSRNSLRTVSKSSLLLSSPSPSRTSTRTTSSRSSKISSAYRHNPYNLSDTSGWSHSESSETLVSDSSTISSGNISRKEPSKDKEADSITVNGKLVITMEQGNKKEGPFVRSLSVMKPKRAPPPPSRSYSLHNKMKRRSRDLAEVVVISKEPRPQSNSALGEGTEEPEAPSPVRAIDSPGYNGDTSSLEDSTGSVLFYKTKSPLASDSAKAVKTVPSSREKLEPTQENKVSKITSPSSGYSSQDCTSPQFQPSSASPKHKRGILAKLQKLFPSASSPSPLIHLETNKSAISSKDPQSQPERGDCQIVSPSVKTLRELFDIPPHPKVHAPPAPPPEVWAHNKRTFELLLGPPAPDNVYAIIKKNPKDRRQQRSSASVSTEGSVKSLTGERKQKNLTTSVDSTNGKEKVEESALLNVNQIHKISNERLTNQSVDFEGNGKVKQNDEKVRVSDMLNGMLVKAAEKREERLVAMSGGVGKSIPTQASELKVKKSIVHAISLTRTSPSPSPPPAHLPPEPPSKQITVVNNAASPESSWPPPPPPIIQIASMPDELDFPLPPPPLITEGLLPPPPSNVPAAATITEYHSSCTTPTVIVTTEPEPQDSITSQSVAPSPPLIIPPPPTYAAPPPPTIAALTVRAKEVIPSPPKEVSPLITQRVFPPPPDVVQAVLTKESAPPMVQVLPSLLTKDIPPPLSRVKEDPPPQVSQHPLLPAETVSPPCSEDVLPSSQEINSQITEEETLDSKLYPPLSIPPPPPSETLKLDSEVILKQESISSESQSKQISCNGILTPPQSIPPPPPPSELLPSDVTALPNTDGLHLNEGPISPPKDISIPSNVDISPSPEKPEEPAPSPPVSIPVPPPLPVVNHDSPLHHTSNANTENESPEPSSDIVQEQPVPVVTPSLLQMVKLRAVNNSPEPPAAEEPAQDEDVKIQVLNGLIQSPQTNTEAPQKPIRRSLIISSPTSTSPPAIVTSQPDLTQAQSVVIVPPEPSPTPFKSTATTTSMNLQEAIRLRTAARSRDSSASRLSLHSPTSPKDHCPSPTSTASFIFSKNKKMGIDPTTLSQKIQHISTKVVNEVELTTKAKMPPPVAKKPKTKAIGMESSDGMEQTEGQPAQTESIMDAAGKSNSAEAGSAGGGET, encoded by the exons CTGTGCTAAATCTGAATGATGATAAGACCCCACCTCCTCCGCTGCTCCAGGAGAACGTGTTCATCGAGGCCAGCAGGCCCAAGTACCTCGAGGACCTTCACAGTGAGGCCTTGGAAGGCTTGAAAATGATGCAACAAGAAG AGAACAATGCTGGAGTGGAATTCCAAGATAATGAAAGCACAACT TCGACAATGACAGCCCAGACAGATGGTGAGGGTGGCGGGTTTACAACTGACAGCACCATTCCTGACGCATCCTCTGTTGCTTCTATGCAATCGTCTGTGTCTTCAAAATCATCCCGTTCTGGTCTGACCAGGCAAG GATCAACATTCAGGCCTTTAAACGCTGGTAAGCAGTCAGAAAAAGGCAGGACACGAAGACGACAAAGGAAGACCGTGGGAAGCATCCCTCGTCATGTACAGCGAGAACTCG GGTTGGACAGAGCTGGCCAGTCAATGCCTTTAAAATTAGATGAGGAAGAACGTTTCAATAGCGATTGTGACAGTGATCATACAAGAGCATCCGAACCCAGCAGAAATGTCACCCAGCCCATCAGCGAGGAGCAAGTTGAGCAGATTCGTGTTGGTCATATGGATGATCTGGCCTTGCTGCAGCGATTGGGCCCGGACTTGCTAGATGGGCAGCGGCCTTGGTCAGTGGCAGTTCCCTCAATGACCACCGCCAATAGTCTTCAACAGGAGATGCCATCCCCGGTCATGTCAATGTCTCCCCAGGCTGCTTACATGTCCAAAATCATTCCCAATGCTGTGTTGCCACCATCTATTGAAGTGGTGGAGATCAGCCGAGGCCAGAGCCGCAACAGCCTCCGAACTGTCAGCAAGAGCAGCCTTCTTCTGTCCAGCCCTTCCCCATCCCGTACCTCGACTAGAACCACTTCCTCTAGAAGCTCCAAAATCAGCTCGGCCTACCGCCACAACCCTTACAACCTATCGGACACTTCGGGCTGGAGCCACTCCGAGTCCTCAGAGACTTTGGTGTCAGACTCTTCTACCATCTCCAGTGGTAATATCTCTAGAAAAGAGCCCTCAAAAGACAAAGAAGCAGAttccatcactgtcaatggcaagctCGTTATTACTATGGAACAAGGTAATAAGAAAGAGGGACCCTTTGTACGGAGCCTCTCTGTCATGAAGCCAAAAAGGGCTCCGCCTCCGCCAAGTCGCTCCTATTCGCTGCACAATAAGATGAAGCGTCGATCGCGAGATTTAGCAGAGGTGGTGGTTATTTCAAAGGAGCCACGTCCTCAAAGCAATTCTGCTTTAGGAGAGGGAACTGAGGAACCTGAAGCGCCTTCTCCTGTAAGGGCGATAGATAGCCCCGGCTACAACGGAGATACCAGCTCTCTAGAGGACTCAACAGGCTCAGTGTTATTTTATAAGACGAAATCACCACTGGCCAGTGACTCAGCTAAGGCGGTAAAAACGGTTCCTTCGTCACGAGAAAAACTGGAACCAACACAagagaataaagtcagcaaaataACCTCCCCGTCCAGTGGCTATTCAAGCCAAGATTGCACATCCCCACAGTTTCAGCCTAGCAGCGCCTcaccaaaacacaaaagaggaaTTCTAGCAAAGCTTCAAAAGTTATTCCCTAGTGCCTCATCGCCATCCCCCCTCATACATTTGgaaacaaataaaagtgcaatatCCTCCAAAGATCCACAGTCTCAACCAGAAAGAGGGGATTGTCAAATTGTCAGCCCCTCTGTAAAGACCTTGAGAGAACTCTTTGACATCCCTCCACACCCTAAAGTCCACGCACCTCCAGCCCCCCCTCCCGAGGTTTGGGCTCACAACAAGCGCACCTTTGAGTTGCTACTGGGACCCCCAGCCCCAGACAATGTCTATGCTATTATAAAAAAGAATCCAaaagacaggagacaacaaagaTCATCTGCATCTGTGTCTACAGAGGGCTCTGTGAAAAGTTTGACTGGagaaagaaaacagaaaaatcTGACTACATCAGTGGATTCCACAAATGGGAAAGAGAAAGTTGAAGAAAGTGCACTTTTGAATGTGAATCAGATTCACAAAATCAGCAATGAAAGACTGACAAATCAGAGCGTAGATTTTGAAGGAAATGGCAAAGTGAAACAAAACGATGAGAAGGTACGAGTAAGTGACATGTTGAATGGAATGTTAGTGAAAGCTGCAGAAAAAAGGGAAGAAAGACTGGTGGCGATGAGTGGCGGCGTAGGCAAAAGTATACCCACGCAAGCTTCAGAGTTGAAGGTTAAAAAGAGTATTGTACATGCCATTTCGTTAACACGCACATCCCCGTCACCTTCTCCTCCTCCTGCACACTTACCCCCAGAGCCCCCCAGCAAACAAATCACAGTGGTAAACAATGCGGCATCTCCTGAATCCTCCTGGCCCCCACCACCTCCACCAATAATACAAATAGCCAGTATGCCAGATGAGTTGGATTTCCCCCTACCACCTCCACCCTTAATTACGGAGGGGCTTCTGCCGCCACCGCCGAGTAACGTTCCTGCTGCAGCAACTATCACAGAATATCACTCCTCTTGCACAACTCCAACAGTTATTGTGACCACGGAACCAGAACCACAGGATTCTATAACGTCCCAATCGGTTGCACCTTCACCTCCCTTGATTATCCCCCCTCCACCAACCTATGCAGCACCCCCTCCACCAACCATAGCTGCCCTCACTGTGAGAGCTAAAGAAGTCATTCCTTCTCCACCTAAGGAGGTCTCTCCTCTGATAACTCAAAGGGTCTTTCCACCACCCCCAGATGTGGTTCAAGCTGTGTTAACTAAAGAATCTGCCCCTCCAATGGTTCAAGTACTGCCTTCTCTACTGACAAAAGACATACCTCCACCTTTGTCCCGTGTTAAGGAAGATCCCCCTCCTCAGGTTAGCCAACACCCACTTTTGCCTGCAGAAACAGTCTCACCTCCCTGTTCTGAAGATGTTCTTCCATCTTCTCAAGAGATTAATTCACAGATCACAGAAGAAGAAACCCTTGATTCCAAACTATATCCACCTCTAAGTATTCCACCCCCACCACCAAGCGAAACCCTAAAGTTGGACTCTGAGGTGATCCTTAAACAAGAAAGCATCTCATCTGAATCTCAAAGTAAGCAAATATCATGTAATGGTATTCTCACTCCCCCTCAAAGTATtccacctcctcctcctccctcaGAACTTCTCCCATCAGATGTGACTGCTCTCCCAAACACTGATGGGCTGCACCTTAATGAGGGCCCTATTTCACCACCAAAAGACATTTCCATCCCATCAAATGTTGATATCTCTCCATCGCCGGAGAAGCCTGAGGAACCAGCACCTTCCCCACCTGTAAGCATTCCTGTGCCACCACCTCTTCCTGTCGTGAATCATGACAGTCCTTTGCACCACACAAGTAATGCAAACACAGAAAATGAAAGCCCTGAACCTTCTTCTGATATTGTTCAAGAGCAACCTGTCCCTGTGGTCACACCTTCATTGTTGCAAATGGTTAAACTGCGGGCTGTTAACAACAGCCCTGAACCTCCTGCAGCGGAAGAGCCAGCTCAAGATGAAGATGTGAAAATCCAGGTACTCAATGGCTTGATCCAATCTCCCCAAACCAACACCGAGGCCCCACAGAAGCCCATTAGAAGATCTCTGATCATATCCTCACCTACATCCACGTCTCCACCTGCAATTGTCACCTCCCAACCAGATCTAACTCAGGCCCAGTCTGTCGTTATTGTTCCACCTGAACCTTCACCCACACCCTTCAAATCTACAGCAACAACCACCTCCATGAACCTACAGGAGGCCATCCGCCTGCGGACAGCTGCCAGATCAAGGGACAGTTCTGCATCTCGCCTCAGCTTGCATTCACCTACTTCACCAAAAGATCACTGTCCGTCTCCAACCAGCACAGCAAGTTTTATCTTCTCAAAGAACAAGAAGATGGGGATAGACCCCACAACTCTCTCACAGAAAATTCAACACATTTCTACAAAGGTGGTCAACGAGGTGGAGTTGACAACAAAAGCAAAGATGCCACCACCTGTTGCAAAGAAGCCCAAAACAAAGGCTATTGGTATGGAGAGCAGCGATGGAATGGAGCAGACTGAAGGACAGCCAGCACAGACAGAGAGCATCATGG ACGCTGCAGGGAAATCAAATAGTGCAGAAGCAGGTAGTGCTGGAGGAGGAGAGACATGA